In Verrucomicrobiia bacterium, a genomic segment contains:
- a CDS encoding Gfo/Idh/MocA family oxidoreductase, whose translation MSKHWSVNRRSFLRSAALAASTPFILPSHIWSAEVSPNNRITMGCIGMGTQGRGLLGGWLGSADVQVVAVNDCDGFRLQYHKKIVEDRYAKNTGQGTYKGCDAYKDFRELLQRKDIDAVCIATPDHWHAIQSIMAANAKKDIYCEKPLSLTIAEARAMVNAVRKNQRVFQTGSMQRSSREFLKACELVRNGVIGKIQEIYVSVGGPSKWCDLPEEPMEPDLDWDMWLGPAPMRPYNSVLSPRRVVKEENGVKKESPHSHFPNWRNYREYSGGMMTDWGAHHFDIAQWGLGMDESGPVEIIPPDGKDVKRLTYKYANGTLMYHGGLQGYGFGVVFVGEKGKICVDRGRFKAEPEGIDAEYKPGGLPIKLYNSSNHQRDFLACMRSRQKPICDVEVGCRSVTVCHLGNLAYWNKRALKWDPVKERFIGDAEANSWLDRPKRAPWDKAV comes from the coding sequence GCAGCTTTCTGCGGTCGGCCGCCCTGGCGGCGTCCACTCCGTTCATCCTGCCTTCGCATATCTGGTCCGCGGAGGTCAGCCCCAACAACCGCATCACCATGGGATGCATCGGCATGGGCACCCAGGGGCGCGGTCTGCTGGGTGGCTGGCTCGGCAGCGCCGATGTTCAGGTGGTGGCCGTCAACGATTGCGACGGCTTCCGGCTCCAATACCACAAGAAAATCGTGGAAGATCGCTACGCCAAAAATACCGGTCAGGGCACCTACAAAGGGTGCGATGCCTACAAGGATTTTCGCGAGCTGCTTCAGCGCAAAGACATTGACGCCGTGTGCATTGCCACACCAGACCACTGGCATGCCATCCAAAGCATCATGGCGGCCAATGCCAAAAAGGACATCTACTGCGAAAAACCGCTCTCCCTGACCATCGCCGAGGCCCGCGCCATGGTGAACGCCGTGCGCAAAAACCAGCGTGTCTTCCAAACCGGCAGCATGCAGCGCTCCTCCCGCGAATTCCTCAAGGCCTGCGAGCTGGTGCGCAACGGCGTCATCGGCAAAATCCAGGAAATCTATGTGTCCGTCGGCGGGCCCTCCAAGTGGTGCGATCTGCCGGAGGAACCCATGGAACCCGATCTCGACTGGGATATGTGGCTGGGGCCGGCCCCCATGCGCCCCTACAACTCGGTCCTCAGTCCGCGCCGCGTCGTCAAGGAGGAGAACGGCGTGAAAAAGGAATCCCCGCACAGCCATTTCCCCAACTGGCGCAATTACCGCGAGTACTCCGGCGGCATGATGACCGACTGGGGCGCCCATCACTTCGACATTGCCCAATGGGGCCTGGGCATGGACGAAAGCGGACCGGTGGAAATCATCCCGCCCGACGGCAAGGACGTCAAACGCCTCACCTACAAATATGCCAACGGCACCCTGATGTATCATGGCGGTCTGCAGGGCTACGGGTTCGGCGTGGTTTTCGTGGGCGAGAAAGGCAAGATTTGTGTGGACCGCGGCAGATTCAAAGCCGAGCCGGAGGGCATTGATGCGGAGTACAAACCAGGCGGCCTGCCCATCAAGTTGTACAACAGCTCCAATCACCAGCGGGACTTCCTGGCCTGCATGCGCTCCCGGCAAAAACCCATTTGTGATGTCGAGGTGGGCTGCCGCTCGGTCACCGTCTGCCATCTGGGCAACCTCGCCTACTGGAACAAGCGCGCCCTGAAGTGGGACCCCGTGAAGGAGCGCTTCATTGGCGACGCCGAAGCCAACTCGTGGCTTGACCGGCCCAAACGCGCCCCGTGGGACAAAGCGGTGTAA
- a CDS encoding RluA family pseudouridine synthase, translating to MWREPWIELGRGRSRVCIPIVHEDRQCLVMDKPAGWLLAPAHWNRTSRNLTAALMAAIQAGAPWARARQLKFLRFVHRLDAETTGLVLMVKQRALVDAYTHLFEHRLVHKVYLAVVNRPPPQPEWVATQKIAPVPGRPGLMRVDEKRGKPAETHFRVLAGHPHLTLVEARPLTGRTHQIRLHLAAAGCPVTGDELYGGQPPTPAARERFPLALRATHLAFEQPHTRQPVRVTADTKAFLAAFGFASFAWQPPPPP from the coding sequence ATGTGGCGGGAGCCCTGGATTGAACTCGGGCGCGGCCGCAGCCGCGTCTGCATCCCGATAGTCCATGAAGACCGGCAGTGCCTGGTGATGGACAAACCCGCCGGCTGGCTGCTGGCGCCCGCGCATTGGAATCGCACCTCGCGCAACCTCACCGCCGCCTTGATGGCGGCCATCCAGGCGGGCGCGCCCTGGGCCCGGGCGCGGCAGCTCAAGTTTCTACGATTCGTGCATCGTCTGGACGCAGAAACCACGGGCCTGGTGTTGATGGTCAAACAACGGGCGCTGGTGGATGCCTACACTCATCTGTTTGAACATCGCCTCGTGCATAAGGTGTATCTGGCGGTGGTGAACCGGCCTCCCCCGCAACCGGAATGGGTTGCCACCCAGAAAATCGCTCCCGTGCCGGGGCGCCCGGGCCTCATGCGCGTGGACGAAAAGCGGGGCAAACCGGCCGAGACCCATTTTCGCGTGCTGGCCGGCCATCCCCACCTCACCCTGGTGGAAGCGCGGCCCCTTACCGGCCGCACCCACCAAATCCGCCTGCATCTGGCCGCGGCTGGCTGTCCCGTCACCGGCGATGAACTCTATGGCGGCCAGCCGCCCACGCCGGCGGCACGGGAGCGCTTTCCCCTGGCCTTGCGCGCAACCCACCTGGCCTTCGAGCAGCCCCATACCCGGCAGCCGGTGCGGGTGACCGCTGATACCAAGGCTTTTCTTGCGGCCTTTGGATTTGCGTCCTTCGCGTGGCAGCCGCCGCCACCGCCATAA